Part of the Mangifera indica cultivar Alphonso chromosome 4, CATAS_Mindica_2.1, whole genome shotgun sequence genome, CAAATATAGTGCATGTAACTTGTCCTttactatttaaatattatagttttgAAGAAATGGTCCGAAAAGATTTCATCAACAGCATGGACTGAcatgttgttttgttttgttttgttctaaccataaaattctttttttagtaGGTTTCTAACTTGAAgacattcttctttttttttttttttctaattatatctTCCTATAAGTAAATGATAACTCTATCCAAGAGCTACTCAACCAATAATCTAACCcttatacatatttttcttgGAACCATTCAAGACCTTCTTCAAAGAATTTCTAGAAAAGAATTTAGTTTATAGtttggtaaaaaataattaacatttttttattctttttatgtttGAAGAATCATAATGTCATACTAATCAATTAATACGGTATAGAATATGAAATTCTATTCCAAATTAgggataaataattaataatgctCTTAGTTCACCTATTTTATAAgctatattttaataataaactaattaataatcaattatttgtaattaaaaactCAAGGTGGAAAGACTGTTTCACAAAAAACATCCTTATGGAGAAACTGATTATCATGAGTTGTAAAGAATGAAATACCAGAGTGAGAGATAGCCAGGAGGTCTATGGGGGGTTTGCATAGGCCACATGCGCTTGTGGATATTGTGGAAAAGAGGGGTGATTAGTTGCCTCGTCGTGGTGGTCTATGAGTAGACGGACAGGAAGACATGGGCGATTCATATGCAAGATTCGCAAGCGATGGCTACTGGACACTTTAAGAAAGATCGCATGAGCAACCAGCGTACATATAGCCACCCATTAAAGGGAAATTCACACGTGCACAGGCATCTATATAGTGTTATATGTGAATGCatatataatgtatataaaGTACTTAGCCACTAGCCCCTTGACTTAAAACTGGTGATCAAGAGGAGCAACGCTTTGAAAATTTACCATCGATCCCCACTAGAGCAATTCGATTTTAAGTGCATAACAGCTCATAGCGTCTTGTTCAGGGATTCGGTGATCCTTAATCAAGTCAATGAGAAAGCAAGGAGAGATAATCCTGGTTAACTGTCCCCTGCCATTGCAAATTCAAcaaggaaaatatataaatgtctaTAAACAGAAAGCGAATAGCTTTCTGCGAGTTACATAACCAACATAATGGCCCCTTTGAAATAGATGCCAAACTGTGCTTGTAAACAGTTAATGAATCTTTACAAAAGacatacaaaaaagaaaatgatttgtGGAAAAGCCAGacaaccattttttattttttttttaaccgtaAAGGAAGATCAAACCATTAAAAGTTTAAGTCTAACTCTTTTTagcaatggaaaaaaaaaatataaatcactaattttatttcaagaaaCAATGCACAAGTTAGTAGCAAAATGTCATGTAGATCGATCATCACAATGGGCATTTGTAATTAATGAGGTTTAactaacataaattataaataacaaatctACAGGTCTGTTCCCAATTCCCTTCGTCCAAGAACATTTCTGAGATTggtgttttaaattaaaaagagaaaaataataatgaaggaTTATGCGTTGCATATATGCATGCAAAATATGCCAAATTAGCGAAATTTATGCAGTACTAGTTATATGATGTTCATGTATTTGTTTTAGGCATGTGAAAGATCTGAAATAGATTGTCAAGCTGAAGAGACATAATTGCATGCAGTTATGATCAGTGTTTTAGTACAGCTATTCAGACTTCTATTTCCATTTTCATGTAAATCAATAACAAGATGACACATGCATTTGATAACCCAGAAAGATCAAACCCTAATTGAAGAAATTCATTGCACATATCATGAAGGATCTGATGTCACATAGATCAAActctataatatattaacaccCAAACAGAAACTGAATAACGTTTCGCCATTTATTGTTATACATGCTTATATATAGAGAAATCCAGACCTATACCTCCTGCAGATTTAGTAACTTGCACTGATACGATCTTCATACAAAAATATCTAGAAAATCCAGGAAATAATGGTTTTCAACACAGGCTAGGGAGAGGAAAAGATAGAGATAGATCATCTTCTAGCTATTGAATGACAGAAACACAACAAACTCTCAAAGCAAAGCACAAATTTTCAGCAACTTCACGCATATGATTTCAGATGCAAAATTAAAGAAACCCATATATAGTTGTAGATGTCGATTTGCAAAGTAGTTATTAATAGATTCGTTCGATCTAGCAAACAATTAATCGGACCATGATGCTTCAATTCCCAGGAGAGTGAAGAGAAGAGAGGAGATTGACATCAAACTCTTTCGAAGAAAAGAAAACCCTTAACTCACGCGGCTTCATTGACAATGAATCATGATggaaaatttagggtttttttcctCTTGAGTGAacccatcttcatcttctaaccctctttcttccttctttttcttgcaCTTCTCCTGATCTTGGTTGAGCCGATGGACGGTGACTTAGGTGCGGTTGGTAGATAGCTAAAGACTGATGAGTGGTGATGATGAAAGTGAGAGACTAATGATGAGAGAAAGAGGTGATAAGAAGACATGATCATTACTGCAAGGTGTGTTGTTTCGTtgaatagagagaaaaaaaaaacccaaaaatttgcGTGCTatttcagagagagagagatagagttTATGGGTTTTGTCCTTCTTTCACATGGAGACAACTGTCGTCATCAAACCCATGCCACTTATTTTTTTGGATCCCTTTCTCTCCTCCTCCTAAAGCCAGAGAAACCTCTTACGCTACGTCTTCTTCCTCAACTGCATAGAAACTTTGTTTGACTGTGTGAATGTGCGTTTGTGTGtctgtgtgagagagagagagagagagagagagagagtaccAGGAAgctacttaccaaaaaaaacaaagtacTAGGAAGCTAACTTAGCTAAGGATCAGCTGTTTTTTAACCATTTCTTCttgaaaaggaaacaaaaatggagaatattgacaaaaaaaaatgtcctgctataaattttctttgtataatatatattaccacTGCTATAACTTCGAATTTAATCAATTTACCAGGCCAAAAATACACCAGTTCTTTTATGTATTATACATAAAGAAAACAGTTTTGAAGTGTGCCCTGCCCACTTTTGGTTAGAGAAGCTGATATATTTATAGAGTTTAATTTCCAACTTCATCATTACTACTGTAATTAAATTTAGAGCCGGGTAACCCTTTTTTCCGCCTGgaatttctcaaaaaaaaaaaaaggtcaaaatgtGAATACTCCGATTTATGATTCCGTTATTAACCATGTTAAAGTTATTGCAAATGCGAAATCTATTGCAAGTTTAATTTAATCGCGATTTGCACCAACTTCATGAGTTGTCAATTGACCCCAGCGAAACTGTCATGTCCTTATGTCTACTGATCAGATCATCTGCTCAAGAATGTCCAAAAACATTGCAAGAAAATAAGGCAGCTTGCTAGACAGAGTTTTCCATATAATATACATTGTGgttgaaaacaaaaatgaagacTAATTACTATAAATAACTAGGGTTACAATCAAATTAAGTTGAACTTTGTATTTTTGAGCTTACATTTGATTTGATAGGGTAAATGTAAGGTTAGAACTCAAACTCGACAAGTcaacttgagaaaaaaattgttaacttgattacaaatcaataaattatagtaaacttcataatttatatacttacctattattcttttttttttaagtttgacaTTGAGTTGTATGCacgtattttaaaaaataaggggGACAGACAATATTTGTCATACTAAGATATAaaagttttgtaaaaatatgataaatataagattttaaaagtgtaagtaaaagattttaaaattttaaagagtttatTGATATTACACAACTTGCTTAAACTTGCGAGCTCACCAAACCTAGTAAAAGCTTTCTTAGACTTaacttgaatatatataaaagagttgaGTTTAGTCCAATACAATTGGTTCAGTTTGATTACAACCatacaaagaacaaaataaacatGCCATCATAAAACTCTTCCTTTCAAATGTAGTGTCAATTTCTTGTTTGCCGCCCCATCCTGAGATGCTGATACTGATGATTGTATTACAAGCGTGATAACTACTATTATTGAAGGTATTGAAACCAAATGATGCTAAAACCCTCTTGCACTAATTGACATCAAAACATGATCAACTAATCACATCACATATAGGACAAGAAGGTCAAATTACACTACCATTTCTACATtctttaaaagtaaattatctCAGTTGGGATTAATGTCCCAAAACCActttggtatatatatattttcatgaaatgcAATCAAGTGTTGGGCAATAAGCTATTATCCTTTGCTCAATCAATGCATTATGCTTACAAGTAATcacattatcatttaaaattaattaacgaTACTGGCGGAAAGTTTTCAAGAGGCATCATCATGACTAGATTTCTTGGATTCTTTCCAAGGTCTGCGCTAGTCAAGATAacattattatcaaattttgtccATGTTGGTAGCTGGTGAGTTGTATAATGTTCACTTTGTTAGTGTAAGAGGTTGCTTCCATTAAAAACATAACTCTTGCTAATTATTCAACTTATGGGGAGGTTTTATTGCTCCTTTCTCAAACTAAAACAACTTTGAACCTTAAGGAAGATAAAGGAACTGGATGAACCGTCCAAAGGGACTTGACTTATCAGAACTAAACCATAGCGGCTTAAAGCTAAGCCTATCAGGCTACCACGAAATTTCAGATATAGAAAAACTATTGTTGATGTCGCACACaagtttagaaatttaaataGCCAGCTTGAAAAGGCCTTCCATTTTCACCATCGGCATGTTACCAATTTGGATGAATGCATTTGTTGTGTTTTGTGCAAGGAAGAAACAAAGTCAACTATTACTTAGGCTATAAATACGGCCATCGTTTATGGCATGCTAAAATGCATATAAAGGTAATTAAATCCTATCCAACTTTATGTTTGACCTTAATAAAGTTACCACTTTGTGTGGACTTGTGTTTCCCGTTTTCTATCAAGTCATCCCTTTCTAGATTAGGCTCCCCAATAAGTTAAAGAAGCTTTACTGATGGGGCCGGGGAAAAATTGCAAGGCACATAATTGCGCCTCTCTGCAAGGGGTGATAATTATGTCATTTTcattaaaagggaaaaagagaaaagaagaagaagttgaaaagaaattaaagcaGCAACAAAACAAACAGTCATTTACCTCATAGGATAGTTTGATTAGTAAAATAGGAATGttcaaatataagaaaatgtaaatttaagtttattttaatgatattttaagatCAAATATGTAACTTATTTGACTTAATGGGCGTGGGTttatcactaaaaaaaaaaaagtaggtAGACTCTTTTAAGTTAATCGAAGAAAATTTAGTTATAATCACCTTAACTTAAGCAAATTATAGGAAAAAAGGTAAGGTGATGAAATCAAGTCATCAATTTCAACTTttggacatatctcttttgattgaaaatatctaaatttataataaacttaaaacCTATTCACCCGTGAAAAACCATACAatcctaaaaatataattagttcaacaaaaacaaaagaataaatgaTTTAGATTTTCTGAATAAATTCCACTAATTAGTAAtgagataatgaaaaatttgatcttaatatatcgtaaaaaaaaaaaaacctacatCTATACCCTCTTATACATGAAAGATCtttttttgtcactcaaactatCTTTTAAGAGCTGACATATAAGCCTTTCCTGATCAATAATTTCCACCACTTGCGATCAAAATTAGCCAATACAAAACAAACTACCACCTGTAACTTTCTGTCACTAACCATTAACACCTTTCAAAACTACAGCATTATTGACTGATCACCTAGCATTGATTTTTCACTATACTCGTCAGTCTAGTCACTACAACAATTCATGTGATTCTGTCTATTGCTAATCAATCTATTACAGTTTATACATTTGTCCATTATTTAGGTAAATAGTTTATTAGTGGTATTTATTTCTACAAAATGAAAACTTTAATCATTTAATGTTcttcttaataaaaataatataatacctGAATAAACAACCCACTCTGGTTGATGTAAATATATATCCAGTAGATGTTGACAGCCAACTCTGGACTAAGCTAAGACATCGATGGCCCTTTTATACCCCCCACTGTAATGTAAGGAATTAGATACGTAAGCATTGAGCTTGGCGAAGTTGTCGGTGGGGATCTCAATAACACGTATAATGGAAGCTTTAAATTATTGGTTAATAGAAGGTGGCATAAGACTACAGAAGGAACAAATTCATTCATGATTCATGCACAGGATTAATTGTGGAAGAAAAGGCAAAGTATAATGGGCCCTGGATAACTTATAGAGCTACAAGAAGTCCAGTCCACCAAACCCCGAAACTTTCTGGTTTTCTACCTGATTTCAGTACTGGCCTGGCCTTTTCTCTCAGGAAGACGCATTAAAAGGGAATATACTTTTTTTCAAATGAGCAAGCTGATTTCAAGAACTTGAGggatgatttaaaaaaaaaacgtaaTAGAAAGTTTATTGGTTCTACATCCTGTTTTACCTAGAGAATGAATTTGTCAAAACCAAAGGGGGTTTAGATATCTAAAAAAATGGCCTGGAAGGcctaaaacgaaaaaaaaaaaagggtatttGTTGAAAATAACGTAATTAAGAAACACATCAATACATTTTGACTTTATGATGAAAAGGTTTTCAGTTCCCATAAGCAAAGTAAAAAGAGCAACATCAATACACTGTTTTTATAAAGTATGCGAAAGAAAAAGAGTGAAAGAGCAATTTGTCTAACACATTTAAATTgccttttaatattataataagaatCCCAGCTTGCTGTCTGGGTACGCAGTGCCTCAGCAACATCCTTGCAGCTGCCCCAATTTTATACTTTGACTAGGCCAAATGATAtagtcccacccaaggtttagtgtaaatcaaaactcattcttactcacttttaaaaactcaaatatctatccatTAGTTAGTTTTAACTGTTACAACAgtggtaaaattgtcatttagttaaaaatatttaaaaaattaaaattttatcatattttttcttttaagtttaaaaactaacaaatttctctTACCCAAATTTGATAAATGACCATTTAACCcctagggtttttattttactttcctTTTTTCGCAAGCTTTTTTCAACAACAACTGACCTTCTTCCTCTACTGTGAATGATTATCGATACCAGTTGCAACTTTCTTTGCTGTGGGCGACCACCAAGACCAGTTGAAATGATCGGATTTTTATGCACAAAGCTTCTTGAGACGACGATGAATTGTGACAAAGATTGGCACAAAACATTGATCTTCGACGACCTTGGTTTTGGGAAACTCAGATTGACGATTCTCAAGGATGAAGGATGCTAAATATTGACGTTTCACGTCAATCTTTGTGACAATTTATCGTTGTTTTTTGAGAAGCTTTTATCgaaaaaatttgatcattttaattagatttttgatgGCTTTTGCATTGAAAAACCACTAGGTAGAGAGAGGAGATGCCACCAAATAAGAACACTAGAAAGAATGGCCACCAAAAagattgaatgaaatttttgggATGTAAGtataatgtttcaaagtttaaagAAATGACtgttcattctaaaatataaaatcccAGAAACCATACATGATAGggataaaagattaatttttttagattaagctaaaacaaaaatggttagtttttaaaattaaagggaaaaaataactttttttatttaaataaaatttttcaaataacgattttactatTGATTATAGCAACTAAAACCAATgaatgagtgagtatttgaatttttaaaagttaataaaagtcAATTCGGGTTTACATTaaaccttgtgtgggaataaatcatttgatctttttaataaaattatgtatacaagttaatatataatttagatacataaataatatatttttatataattaaataattttaaattaaagataaagtaatatctaattatatgataatatatttctatgtataaaaaatatatactcataatatagttttaaaattttattcaaaaatatttttgttttaaagatttattatatccttcattttttttaaaaagaatctATATAAGAGAAATGCACCATCTAGTGCATTCATACAGGTacaatatacattaaataataataataataattcatgaaTAATGTGTGTCACCCTACGCGAAGCTTATTGCCGGCCCCAGTCAGAGACTCgcttccaaaacaaaacaaaacaaaacaaaacaaaagcctCAGGCTCAGGCAATCAACTTCACACACTGAACGAAACCatcaaaccaatttaaaatcaataaaaaataatatctaaaaccCCACCCGCCAATAATGCAGTGAGGCCCCACCAGGTCCCCACACTGTAGGCCCCACTACTCTCACCGGTTTCCCCCTGCTGAACTGACGTCGCAGCTGAGCCGTTGTAATTGGGATTACTTCCATATAAGGACTGGATTCCCACCACATCATCACTCGCCAATTCGACTTTTCTGGTTCCTGAAGATATCGTTGGGTACATTATTGCATTTTTATCCGACGAATGTCCCAGTCCTAAGAGGTGTCCGATTTCATGTACGGCAACTGATTCTAGATCAACCGCTGAACTCACTGTGGCTTTCGTTACATCGCCGGAGATCACCCAGTTTTCGTCTTCGTCCAAGTGGAACCGTCCACTAGGCGGGGAGAAGGCGTGTGCCAACGTTCCCAGAACTCCGTCAAACGGCTCTCCGTCGCCGTGATCACCGGAGAAGAACCCGATCCTGATATCGGCGCCTGTGTAATCATCGCTTTGAGTGAATGTCATCGGGATCACTTGTGACCACTTCTCAAAGGCGTTTGCGAAAATTTGCTTCGCTTCATCAGTCAATTGGTTCTGTGGTAGAAACGCGTATGTCAAATCTCGCCGGTTTGACGGCCAAAGAGGCCTGCCGGGAAAGTAACTATAATGGCCAACTGTGTGGAGGTGACTGGTGTTATACGACACTGGTTTGCCAGAGTTCATAGTCGTTGAGCCGTTGACCACGTCGGGATTGCCACATCTGGGCCGTAGGATTTGTTGAACAGTTTGACTATCGAGTTGACCGGTGGTTTCAAGATTGAAGTTTCTCTGGTAGGTCTTAATGGCCGATTCCAGAGAATCATCAAAATCGTCAGTGATGTTTGGGGGCAACTCTGGAATGTAACCGAAGTAGTGAAAGTACTGCTTGATCTTGTTTAAGCCGTTGATCTTGTCACCGGGACGACAGCCGGTGAAGTTCTTGAACACATCCCATGGGGCTTTTTTGGTGGCGTTCGGGAGTAACCATGAGGGGATTGACGATATGTTTGGTAAGAAATGAGCTGAAATTGGAGCCGGTGAAAGCGAAATAACTATAACCACCGACACTAAAAGATGATGATAcctcatcttcatttttgaagGGGAAGAGAAAGGGGCTTTAAGACAAAACAGCAAaagaatttcaacaaaaatgtaTTTTCTCGAGAAAGTGAGAGATGGGATTTCTTGAGAAAATGGTTGCAAAGAAGATATATGGCTCAAGGCCGGCTCCGAATTATTGCAGCGTGGTCTTCATCTAGAGATCTACTGAAAAACGTGTTGACAAATGACGAGTCTTGTTTGACATCTTCCGCGTTGGCTAACAACATGAACACCAACAACCGCGGCGTCACAGAGGAAATTTTACATGTCGCTGGTGAAAACGAAAATAATAACAGTCTAGTTTGACTAAGAAAAAGGATTTTTTAACGTCAAACGGTGAGGAGCGATAGGATGGAGATGGGTCAAAAGCCGGGGGTTGAGCGGCTTCTATCACTCGCTGCGTGAGCAGAATTGGACATATCTGAATAATAATTTGAGcgataaaaaacatatatataaatctataatttatcatatctaatataattaatttaacctCGTGAAAATGATGATTCAATTGGAATAAAACTCCTTGAACGGAAGTGGAACTTTCCTGGAAGTGCACATGGAATATGTATATGCTTTTTAATTGGGGAAACGAAGAAGGAACGACGAAACCGAAAAGGCTTCAGAATTGGATGCCCAGAGTTAATTACGTTTCTGGAATAAATCACACTGACTATACATTTTTCATGCTTAAGAAAATCATCCTCAAATATATTTAGGGAATCTACTTGGTAGAATATTTGTATAACGAATTGGCCATTGATTTTCTTGCGTTCAAGAATCTTCACAAGTTAAGGCCACTTGGAAGAAGCATAATGTTTTGACAAAATGATTATGCATTTTTTACTCTACAATTGCTTGTGAAAGTGTTGGGGCAAAGTCATCTCCTCTGTCAAGGATGTTctcatttgaattttcaaagattTTGAAAGATGAAGGTTAACAAGGACGATAAACTtgttattctaaatatataaactcATGTCAATATAAAGACAATCTGATAACAAATCTCTCTTGGAAAAAATCTTGTATCTGCTGATTCCAGAAGATCAGCAGAATCAATTCATGGGGTCAAAGGACGGATCGTTTGGGACCTCATGGGCTGATCAACGGAACTACAACGAAAATCCAACGGCAAACTACCCTTCAGCTTCTGTCACGGCCAAGAAGGACGGCGACTGGCAGCGACGGAAAGCCCGTATATTCAAAGAAGGTAGAAGAAGGTCTTGACAAGACTAAAGTGGCTGCAGTTACCGGCATGAAGAAAGCTAAGCTAGAAGCCTCCTTGAGTTTTAGTTGGATCAAGCACAAGTGTAGCaggaattaattatttaattcacAAACAAAGCTAAAGATTTGTAGTTTAATGCAGCTTCTTCCATCATGATTCTTTCTTCTCTTATCtgtttctttttatatgttttttgttCTACTTCTATTTTTTCCTGTGagtacataattttatcttcatcatcggtttaatataatataagaattttGTCTGCTCTGTTCATTAATTTTATGAGTTGGCAGTAGGCATGCATGAATCTTTGCGGATTGTATGCATTGCCCTCATAAAAGAAGAACAATTTTACATGAATAAATGTGACAGGAGTTTCTAAGAGTGATTTCTCCTAAATTAAGCAATAAAAACTTGTTACTTAATCCTAGGCAACATTCTCTCTATATTAGTGGATGAGCGTCAATTCTAACAAACTAACGAATGACAAAGTTAGTAACTtgattattcatttattattcaCTGGATCAGTTTCTTCATCTCCTAGTTTATTCATCAGATTGCCCATTAATCCATAAACACTTACTTGTAACTCTAGCATTTCGGGGAAATTAAACCTGCTAGAGTTTCTGCTGCCATAACAATGGATTCAATCAGTATTCCAGAAGTCACTCTAAATTCTGGCGACCTGAAAATGCCGATGCTGGGTTTGGGCACAGCAGCTGACCCGTTTTCAGGATCAGAAAGTAC contains:
- the LOC123214608 gene encoding metalloendoproteinase 5-MMP-like, translating into MKMRYHHLLVSVVIVISLSPAPISAHFLPNISSIPSWLLPNATKKAPWDVFKNFTGCRPGDKINGLNKIKQYFHYFGYIPELPPNITDDFDDSLESAIKTYQRNFNLETTGQLDSQTVQQILRPRCGNPDVVNGSTTMNSGKPVSYNTSHLHTVGHYSYFPGRPLWPSNRRDLTYAFLPQNQLTDEAKQIFANAFEKWSQVIPMTFTQSDDYTGADIRIGFFSGDHGDGEPFDGVLGTLAHAFSPPSGRFHLDEDENWVISGDVTKATVSSAVDLESVAVHEIGHLLGLGHSSDKNAIMYPTISSGTRKVELASDDVVGIQSLYGSNPNYNGSAATSVQQGETGESSGAYSVGTWWGLTALLAGGVLDIIFY